Part of the Cydia pomonella isolate Wapato2018A chromosome 5, ilCydPomo1, whole genome shotgun sequence genome is shown below.
TTTGAAACATAGTATCTCCATacctgtaagtattttttacatcaaATTGTAAGTTTCACATAGATGCATGTTGAAGTAGATTATAAGTCGACATATACTTATGAATAATTATCTatgcaatatttttattcatgaatTTGAAGTTGTGAAGAACTCACCTTTAATTATAGTGCGTAACTTGTCgctagtgttatttgatttgTAGCTGCATATTTTATAAGGTACTTTTAGGTACTCTGGTTGCCAAACATGTTGCTTGAATCTCTGAACtgttgtaagtatttatttgcatGATGAAAGAAGCTTAAGCGTAACAGTGCaattatttctataaaattttcttataaaatgtcaaatttgttttattttactttaaccATTTAGTCCGTAACAGCAACATACTTGCCATCATgcttaaaacaaaaacgtatCTCGAAGaaaggttgtctggtagagatcgctctttagcgataagaccgcctgttctCACCTGTCTTCATGTATGtctctctgtaaatgttatgttgaggttgtgcaataagaagatttgtattgtattgtattgtaccttATACTCGCTTTCGCACAAACTACCTCGTAAACCATTAAACTATCTCGTATAACCATTGTGTAGAGcgtcatctatcggcaaattgtctaactaatttgcacGATAttatgcacgtatgttggtttttcaaggataattctctatcatgtgaaccgatgtcaaaaattgttcttttatttggaaaagGGTGAGAGTGAGAAAAACTAACTTAATTTTTATGGttcaagaatgcacccttgaaattaacggaaaaaaacatggtgtatttaccacaataaaaaaaacgtgttaGGATTTTCTATTAAAGtcactttattaataatttaacacTTTCTACTATGATacctattatattatacatataacacAGTCAATACTTGTTCAAGAgtctcataaaataataaatgagagGTAAAGTAGCACTTCTGTGAACTAGCGAACTGTCAAACACGTTAAAATTGCACTTCTGGAGCTTTTTTAGATAATTGTTTATTGCTACAGCTGGAAGAAATATTTGATTAGCTAATTGCGGAACATCTATTTTTCttgcctgaaaaaaaaacaaccaaatTAGAAATAAGACTAGTTGGGACATATGTTGGACTCTGCCCCATAAAACAAAATCTGGTGATGGTGGGGGTAGCAAAACATGCAGACACTTAAGactcataaatatatatattttacactaAATAAAAATCTGCAATATTTCGTACCTTTTTCAAATGATTATTTGCGGAGATTGCAACTTCATAAGCACAATTTCTCATGTTCTCACTATCCCGACATCTCAATACATCTTCTTGAGAAACATTATGCTTCATTAACAAATCCATGGGTACATATACCATTTTATAATGACTAGACATGGGTATAGATCTGTAATTAATGAATTAACCACattaaaatctataaataatCATATCTTGCCTAAGGTCAATATGGAAAAATATGCATATGGGTAAGTGCGGTTGCTGGGCTTCACattgggcctgtttacacattcaTTATTGTTAATTGTgtgttcatacatttgccagTTAATGCAAGTAGCAAGTATATAAGGTAGGGCTAGAAATCAACTTTACCaaaaccgaaaaaataaaaatatcaaatagcattaaaaaaaacctataattAGTCTGAACAGATTACATGTGTTGATCATTATGTTTACCTAGGGAaacaagtagcaaatgtataaacttgcAATAAACACTACTCAATGGGTAAATAGGCCTCAATGTGAAGGTCAGCCACACATCCCTATGCCAGACTTAGCCATATTAaccttatttaaaatactttaatggacatatatcaaaaaatataaaggacatttgttgtattttatgcATATCAACATAATAAGGAGTGAACTTAGCACTTTTAAAAAACTATCTCTAAACTTCAGACATAAAAAGGAGACAAACATACCGTAGCATATTGGCGAGTCCTTGGGCTTTACCTAAATGGGACGCTGCATGATCAGCATGCAAGTTCTGCACGCCCGCCAGCCAgagtattgtataatatattgcTGATACACTTTCATCAGTATACTTCTCTAAATCAGCCAGGCTACCAAAATATTTTGCTTTCATTAACCTCTGTCTGGAGTCAATGAGTTTTTGCAAATTTCTCTTTGGTATTTTGTAGACACTACAGACCTACAACATACAGGTATTAAATTTACTGATTCATATCATCTCGatgattaattatattattaattcaaAGAAGATATTTGGaatgaaaatactaataataaggAAAGTTAACTTACCTTAAATAACTCTTGAGCAACAGGGTTAGCTGGAACCTGACTAAGACTCTGGTCCTTCTTATAAATGTCCTTCAAAGTGTCTTGCCAAAATTGCATACGCATCATTGCCATTTGTGGATCTGTAGTTTGGTCTTGGACCCTGGCAATTTCTACATTGAATGCTCTGACCACTAGCGCCGGTGACCGGAGAGCTTTTGTCATAAGTAGTGTAGCCAGAAAATTTTCATAATCATGCGATCTATCTGTGAAAGAAGACACAAGTACCAGAATATGTCGTAAATCTAAAAAATCATAGAGAAAGTAAATTGAAAAAGTTAATTACTTTACTATGTTGGcacaataattaatagaatctaCATTGGAAGTTGTAGTTAGCGTTCGTATTTTCGCATATTGCACTGTCTTCAAAGTTTGTgtcaataatttacaaatatttttcgttgttaAAAGCATTGTTTTTTTCTGATATTGCTCCTTTTCAGGTTCCAACTTTCCCTAGCacaaaatttatttgtttttaataattttagttatGTTTTATGGTTATGTTTTGAAGATAAATGTCAAGTATATTGATCGACTTTTGACATTTCAATTGTGTGATGTGTGCTGCCAGTAGTCAAATCAATGCAAGTATAGATAATCGATTTGAAGGTAAATCGattaaagtgccaattacatccacactttatcaggcgaTATCAGACCCGGTTTCGGGCCCGTGAAAGTGTATTtttccatttcaccaaatatcagcacattttatattatatatatatatatatatatatatatatatataagtaggtaaggtaggtaagcagtctccgtagcctatgtacgcctgcaactccagagcagttacatgcacgttgccgatcctaacactccgcaccctcgttgagcttactcaccggcaggaacacaacactataaataGGGTTGaacgtattttttacatttcaaatattgttaacgatgtgctgatatttcgtgaaacggaaaacaatTATTAGGCCCAAAATTGGGACTGGTTTCGGGCCCAATAttgggaagtgtggatgtaattagcGCTTAACTACATACTACGCCTTTACTTCACTACAGACGAGATGTGCAAGCGGAATAGCGTGATCTCTTTCACACTTGCCAATATTATAGTGtaaagccccctccagactatgcgcgtgaatcgtggcgcgacttcgcggagcgaacataccgcgacgttgacgtagactccacactcgcacaacttcacggcgatttcgcagtttggttcgcggcaagatggcgccgaagcgtcagctgatcggatttagtttgcggcaaggctctgattcaaactgggaactctaaaattgatttttggttgatcaagttcgcacccaatataattaagtagccgccatagaaggttatgacagttcagATTTACCGACGAGCGAGTGTAgaatcttgcaagttcgcgcttcacatctcctttgacgcgggccaaataccgacaaaaaacgaggaataaggcgcgaaggcgtgaacaatctgtgaaatcgacgcgagggccatccacactcgcgttcgcggcttcgcgcctcgattcgcgcacgagtgtgatGGGGCCCTTAAAgactatacttttttttttctaggggggaaaatgcattccgcataccgcccgggtgcggggggtgacctgagtggttatgtgggactcccgtctaggctaatgaggcccacggtatacccactaaaatcccccatatgccacctcgccgccgtTCGCCCGTtcgttcgacgcgccttcctcctcggcctccgtcctgcagtgtagcggacccccccgagcccgccacaaggaggccacgggcgccagaaaactcccagcgcccggcggcgtTAAagtctatacttttttttttttttttttcctaggggggaaaatgcattccgcataccacccgggtgcggggggttacccgagtggttatgtgggactcccgtctaggctaatgaggcccacggtatacccactaaaaaccccccatatgccacctcgccgccttattggtggggttacgggaacacttgcgtactcatccgcgaccccaccggcggcagccgcccgcgagcggctccttcgcggatgcccgaaggcccttcacgcgaggcgcgccaaatggttcgacgcgccttcctcctcggcctccgtcctgcagtgtagcggacccccccgagcccgccacaaggaggccacgggcgccagaaaactccccagcgcccggcggcagatgaggtccatggttctgccgcaaaccacaactcggctgcagaggacagggagaacggcacaccgtaacaccgacactcctcttcctctgcagccccaccaacgccgctacagcggaacggccccgccaaggtcgcaggggatagggagagtggcgcatcgtgataccatcacgcctcttcccctgcgatcccacctcggccgtcgaggatagggagaacggctaaccgcaataccgacactcctcttcctcgacggtcgacctccaacgcgtcacaagcgggcttatcaagcccacttggagcgtcctcctcgggccagccagcacctcaaacaggccggccctggttgcctcttcgcttgaccgtgggagaccaagccacggctactaagcccctccaccacgacaaggtgggcaaccctcggggggGTTAAAGACTATACTAACTTAACCAATTTAACCTTATGTAACTTAagagccaa
Proteins encoded:
- the LOC133517863 gene encoding NADH dehydrogenase (ubiquinone) complex I, assembly factor 6 isoform X1, translated to MLLTTKNICKLLTQTLKTVQYAKIRTLTTTSNVDSINYCANIVKSHDYENFLATLLMTKALRSPALVVRAFNVEIARVQDQTTDPQMAMMRMQFWQDTLKDIYKKDQSLSQVPANPVAQELFKVCSVYKIPKRNLQKLIDSRQRLMKAKYFGSLADLEKYTDESVSAIYYTILWLAGVQNLHADHAASHLGKAQGLANMLRSIPMSSHYKMVYVPMDLLMKHNVSQEDVLRCRDSENMRNCAYEVAISANNHLKKARKIDVPQLANQIFLPAVAINNYLKKLQKCNFNVFDSSLVHRSATLPLIYYFMRLLNKY
- the LOC133517863 gene encoding NADH dehydrogenase (ubiquinone) complex I, assembly factor 6 isoform X2, with protein sequence MTKALRSPALVVRAFNVEIARVQDQTTDPQMAMMRMQFWQDTLKDIYKKDQSLSQVPANPVAQELFKVCSVYKIPKRNLQKLIDSRQRLMKAKYFGSLADLEKYTDESVSAIYYTILWLAGVQNLHADHAASHLGKAQGLANMLRSIPMSSHYKMVYVPMDLLMKHNVSQEDVLRCRDSENMRNCAYEVAISANNHLKKARKIDVPQLANQIFLPAVAINNYLKKLQKCNFNVFDSSLVHRSATLPLIYYFMRLLNKY